The following nucleotide sequence is from Aneurinibacillus soli.
ATCAATGTCCGCTCGCAGCGCGACTGTTTTACCGGGGCGATTGCCGTCAATGTAGGCGATCACATCTTTGCCGGTATATGTACTTGTCGTAAGCCCCATACTCTCAAGCTGCTTTCGAATATAGACTACTGTTTTCGATTCTTGATGTGACAGTTCCGGATAGCGGTGCAGATAGCGGCGCACCTCTGTAATCCACGCTGTCTGCTCGTTCACCACTGCCTCAATCCGCCCATGTACATCATTTGCTGTCTCTGCCATAAGAAAAACCTCCATCCGTTTTCTTTAATAGTAGTGGATGGAGGCCCAATTGAAAAGCATACAAGGCACATAATCATGAATTTTTATAACACAAGACCACCGTCTACAGATAGCACCGCTCCATTAATATAGGAAGAATACTGGGAGGCAAGGAATACATAGGCGCGCGCGATATCTTCCGCTTCACCCAGGCGTTTAACCGGCACTTTTTCGCGCATCATTTCGAGGATTTTCTCTGGAACAGCATCCAGCATCGGCGTGCGAATAAAACCAGGTGCGACAGCGTTTACCGTAATGCCTTTATGACCCAATTCTTTTGCCCAAGTCTTGGTCAAGCCAATCACGCCTGCCTTGGTCGCTGCGTAATTCGTTTGCCCGACATTACCATACAATCCGACGACCGAGGATGTGCTAATAATGCGTCCGTAACCGTTTGCAAGCATAAGTGGGATTGCTGCCTGTGTGCATAAATATACACCTGTTAGATTAATGTTAATGACCTGATCCCATTTCTCTTTCGTTAACTTATGCACCATGCCATCGCGTGTAATGCCAGCATTGTTAATCAACACATCAAGGCGTCCGGCCAATTCCTGGACTTTCGCTGCCATTTCTTGTACTGAAGTTTCATCCCCAACATTCACTTGAACAAAATCGGCTCTACCACCTGTCTCCCGCAACTCCGCCACCGCTTCCGTTCCCTGCGCCTCGTTAATATCTGCTACAATGACATGCGCACCGCGCTCACACAGTATACGTGCTGCCGAAAGACCAAGTCCGCTCGCTCCTCCTGTAATGACTGCTGCCTGGTTTTGAAATTCCATGCAGTTCCCTCCTCCTCTGTTCTTGTATAATGTATTCGCCTAGATATAAAATGTGACACATATTGACAAAAATCCAGTAGTGAACATTTACACTTATCCGCAAAGGAGCATGATGCAATATGAATGCATGGCACGACAAAATTATCGTGATTACAGGAGCTTCAAGCGGCATCGGCCAAACGACGGCTCTGCTCACAGCACAGCTTGGTGCCATCCCGATACTGCTCGCCCGCTCTGAAGATGCCCTCGCCACACTAACAGATCGTATTCAGCCTTTGCAGCCGGATGTCTCTTACTATGTTTGTGATGTAACAGATGAAAATCAGATCGAGGATGTAGTTAACCGGATTACGGAGCGATACGGCAAAATCGATATCTGGGTGAATAACGCTGGCTACGGTGTGTTTGGCAGTGTGCTTGATGCACAAATGGAGGATATCATCGGAATGATGGATGTAAATTATCTTGGTGTTGTTCGCTGCACAAGAGCCATTCTGCCTCATATGAAGAAACGGCAGCAGGGACACATCATTAATGTCGCCTCAATCGCAGGAAAGCTGGCCACGCCGAATTCAAGTGCGTATTCTGCCAGCAAATTCGCTGTGATCGGCTACACGCATAGTGTGCGAGCAGAAGTAAAACCATTCGGTGTATACGTATCTGCTGTAAATCCCGGTCCCGTACGTACTCCGTTTTTCGATCGGGCAGATACAAGCGGAAGCTACCGCCAGAGTGTAGAGAAATTCATGATTGATCCAGAAACTGTTGCCAGAGGAATTCTGAAGGCAGCCGCAACTGGGCAAGCAGAAGTTACATTGCCCCGTTATATGCGAGCCGGTGTTGTACTCCACCATGTATTCCCTCGTCTGTTCGAGAGGCTAATCGGCCCGTTTTTGAATCGGAAATAAAACACACGAGCATACTACGTGTACAGATACAGAAAGGAGTTGAATATTATGGATCGTGTTGCTCTTATTCTTGTTATTATCGGAGCAGTGAACTGGTTGCTTGTCGGCCTGTTCCAGTGGGATCTGGTGGCAGCTCTATTCAATGGTGAAGGTTCATTCCTAAGCCGTACTATATATTTCCTCGTCGGTCTGGCGGGTCTGTACTGCATCAGCCTGCTGTTCCGTGAACGTCATACCGCTTCCTAGCCATACCCAAAGCACCGGAATTCCCGGTGCTTTTTTCCTTAATAATCAAAAGACACACGTTAGCCGGGTGTGTCTTTTGACTATTACTTTTTTATTCGCCCTTCGCTTCCTTCGGACGATTCAACTATTTGGCACGTTTTTTCTCTTTACTTCCGAGAATTTTCTTATACCAGAAAAACAAAGCGATAGCACCGAGAAGTAGTACTGTCATTAATACCAAATAAGCAATGGCTTCTACAGTTAACATTGGTATCCCTCCTTCTACCGGTTAGGTTACCCATTTTACTATCCCATCACACTTTCCATTGCACTACCAGATAAGCACCGCACATACTGTCGCGACAATGAGTCCCAGTATAACAGGAATAAAGTTGCGGCGTGCTAGTTCCAGAGGGGAAACGCCTACAAAAGCTGCCACCGCAATAAGTGATGACCAGGCTACAATCGTTCCGCCCCCCGACCAGATCGAGCCCATCTGTCCAACCGCTGCCAGCATAGACGTATCAATGCCGTTCCCGTATGATAACGCACCTGCCAGCGCCCCTGTAATCGGCAGGCCCGCAAACCCGGAGCCGTCAATACCACAGATCAAGCCAATCAGAAGTACGCTAAATGCGGCAATCCATTCATTTTGTGGAATATACGCTTTCATACTGTCTACAATATCAAATAAAAAACCAGGCGCTCCATCTCCAAGCACCATAATTGAGTGCTGCTGATCTCCAAGAAAGAAGAACGCGGCAATCGGAATGATAGCACCCATAATTTTGATCGCAAATACAAACCCTTCCGACAGTCGTTCTCCCACTGCTTCAAACGCTTTTCCTTTGTGCTTCACACCTACAGCCGCAATCATAATCAGTGCAGCCGTCCCGCCGATAATCGCGCCCGCATCTCCGCCTTTAATATCGAAGGCAATCATGCCAACTACATCGAGCACAAACAAAAGCACGGTCAGTATCGCAAACCAACCCGCATACCGATGTGGTTCCGTATCGTTCGCTCTTTCTTCGCGATGAGAAAGCAATGCAGGTTTTTTTATCGTTTTCCAGATCATAAAATAAGACAGCACACCGGCGACCCCACCAACAATTAACGTAAGCACAATCGATTTAAGCCAGATCGCTGATACAAGCTCCGGTGTCCCGGCCGCTTTTGCCGACAGAGCGGGTGCCACCTGCATGAGTGCATCTGCCGCCAGCGCCATCCCCTGCCCAGCCAGCGTAATCGCAATCGCTGCTCCCATCGGCGGTAGCCCAGCACGAAGAGCAGCTGGAAGAAGCACAGCGGCCACCAGTGGAATGGCCGGTGTTGGCCAGAAAGCGGTCGATAATACCGCTGTAACCGCAAACAAAATCCAGTACGCTGCATGGCCATTGACGATAATGCCCTGCACCGGCGTAATCATTTTGCGATCGGCTCCGATTTCTTTTAACGCATTTAGCATCCCAACCATGAAGGCAATGAGCAAAATAATGCTAAACAGTTCTTTGGCTGCCATAATATTGGCGTTATATACCGCCGCCGTACCTGCCAGTATTCCTTCACCAAAGCCGCCTTTATACACCCATCCGAGCAGGAATGTCGTCAGAATAGATGGAATGATAACGCCTTTGCGAAACAGCATAGCGGCAATGACTGTAACCGCGCCCGCTGCATAAATCATATGTGCCGCATCCCAATGCATACAGATGCCCCCTTATGGTGCAATTTGTACTTTACCGTATGCATCGAGCCATCATTTGGGCACTGGGCTTTACTTTGTTTAATAAAATAAAAAGAAGCACTCGATCAGAGTACTTCTACCGCATCAGTTATGTTTGATCTAATGATTGATGTATTGATACCAAAAAATAGGGATTGAATACACAAGGAACGTTGTCAACAAGGCGCCAAAAAGTACATACAGATCAGTGATTTTGAACTCAAAATTCATTAAATTCATTTTTGCACCTGCCTTTTTCTTTTATGACACATGCTCAGTGTAACAAGGAAATATTTAGGTAATTATCTGAATATGGTTAATGTTTGGTAAATAAAGTTTGAAGGCATGAAGATTTCGGGATTACTCATGGTTCATTATCGTATACCAAGCCTGTTGATTAGCTAATAAAAGGTAGAAAAAAGGTCGCCTTTTCAGTAGAATCGTTTGTACCACCAAACCGATTCAGAAAGAGGCGACCTCATGAAAAAGTCTACCACGTTCACTACAATTGTTCAAACACTGTTATCAGAAGAGGAGATTCAATCTGTGGTACAGGACGTTGAATACGAGGAAAAAGCAAGGAAATTCACAACTTCTACGTTACTTCATTACTGGGCCATGGCCGCATTCGAAGAATGGGAAGGATTTCGTTACGGAGCGGATCGCTCATCGTCTTGCGGACTTCCGTCCGCTAACTATTCCACTTTTTCTAAAAAAGCAAGTGATGTTCCCTATACTGTATTTAAAAAGTTATTTCATCATCTTGTGTCCAAATGTAACCGTGCTACAAGACGTAAGTTGGCGATCCCCAAAAAACTTTTACTCGTTGATTCCACTACCATTACCGTAGGAAAACCACGACTTCCTTGGGCTCTTTATCATGGAAAACGTGCAGGCATCAAGCTACATGTGGCTTTTGATCCCGATCAGGAAACGCCTGTTCACGTAATCGAATCGATAGGAAGTAAACATGACAGTCCATTCTTAGATCAACTAGCGAACCCTTCTTTTCTTCTTGTTGCCGACAGAGCGTACGGAAAAATCGAACGGTTTGATCAATACCTGAAAGATAAGCAGTCTTTCGTCATTCGAATCAAAGAAAATGTCACAATCGATACA
It contains:
- the fabG gene encoding 3-oxoacyl-ACP reductase FabG, with translation MEFQNQAAVITGGASGLGLSAARILCERGAHVIVADINEAQGTEAVAELRETGGRADFVQVNVGDETSVQEMAAKVQELAGRLDVLINNAGITRDGMVHKLTKEKWDQVININLTGVYLCTQAAIPLMLANGYGRIISTSSVVGLYGNVGQTNYAATKAGVIGLTKTWAKELGHKGITVNAVAPGFIRTPMLDAVPEKILEMMREKVPVKRLGEAEDIARAYVFLASQYSSYINGAVLSVDGGLVL
- a CDS encoding IS4 family transposase produces the protein MKKSTTFTTIVQTLLSEEEIQSVVQDVEYEEKARKFTTSTLLHYWAMAAFEEWEGFRYGADRSSSCGLPSANYSTFSKKASDVPYTVFKKLFHHLVSKCNRATRRKLAIPKKLLLVDSTTITVGKPRLPWALYHGKRAGIKLHVAFDPDQETPVHVIESIGSKHDSPFLDQLANPSFLLVADRAYGKIERFDQYLKDKQSFVIRIKENVTIDTPRSLRRCSSTASSVIKDSTCYLGTSQCRSQERHRVIFFTDDEGNEIRVVTDRRDLSAEKIAEIYKARWQIETFFRWIKQHVNVPVLFGTTKNAVYGQLYTALITYVLIKWIYEKAKPMVSRFAMLSFIQFARLLRFESLQVEWMIAIHTVVSESLLIQGSSLSKIG
- a CDS encoding SDR family NAD(P)-dependent oxidoreductase, which codes for MNAWHDKIIVITGASSGIGQTTALLTAQLGAIPILLARSEDALATLTDRIQPLQPDVSYYVCDVTDENQIEDVVNRITERYGKIDIWVNNAGYGVFGSVLDAQMEDIIGMMDVNYLGVVRCTRAILPHMKKRQQGHIINVASIAGKLATPNSSAYSASKFAVIGYTHSVRAEVKPFGVYVSAVNPGPVRTPFFDRADTSGSYRQSVEKFMIDPETVARGILKAAATGQAEVTLPRYMRAGVVLHHVFPRLFERLIGPFLNRK
- a CDS encoding DUF378 domain-containing protein, which codes for MDRVALILVIIGAVNWLLVGLFQWDLVAALFNGEGSFLSRTIYFLVGLAGLYCISLLFRERHTAS